The DNA region CTTGCCCGTCGCACTCAACACCTGCGCCAATACCGATAATAGGGATACTAACAGAGGCGGTAATTCTTTTAGCTAAGGATGAAGGAATGCACTCAACAACAATTGCACTGGCACCGGCTTGTTCAAGACACTTAGCGTCTTCAATCATTATGTTTGCCTGTGTGTCATCCTTACCTTGGACGCGATACCCGCCTAATTGGTTGACCGACTGTGGTAATAACCCAAGGTGTCCGCAGACGGGAATGCCCTGATCGACAATATGTTGCACACTGTCGAGAATTTTTTGGCCACCTTCAAGCTTAACCATATTGGCGTAGCCTTGCTGCATTAAAATAGCTGCATTATCAACCGCTGTATGAGGATCGGGGTAACTCATAAACGGTAGGTCAGTGACCAACAGAGCGCGTTCTAAGCCGCGTGAAACGATTTTTGAGTGATAAGCCATTTCTTCTACTGTAACAGGAACGGTGCTTGACTGGCCCTGGACAACCATGCCGAGTGAGTCGCCAACCAGTACCATTTCAACGCCCGCTTTATCAAGAATATGCGCAAAACTGGCATCATAAGCGGTAAGGCTGACAATTTTTTCGCCACGTTTTTTCATGGTGAGTAAGTCGGTATTGGTGATTTTTTTATGGCTTGAATGTTGGCTCATGTCGATCTCAAAAAGGGGTTATAAAATGGGTAAGGGGTTTAAATAGTGGCGACCTGCGCGTGTAGAGCAGATGTGTTTTAGCAGTTGCTCGTAGTCCTCATCGTTATCAACAGGGTTGATGTCGCTTGCGTTGACGATAAGTAAGGGCCCTGAATCATAATGATGGAAAAATTCAGTGTAAGCATTGGAGAGTTTTTGTAGGTACTCTCCGCTGATATTCTTTTCGTGCTTAATGCCGCGTTTTCTTATTCTAGATTGTAAAGTATTAACGGGGGCTTGTAAGTAGACGACCAAGTCGGCTTTTGTTGTTTGTATGGCAAGTGATTGATACATTTGATCATATAATTTGTACTCTTCATCCGTTAGGGTGAGCTTCGCAAATAAACGATCTTTTTCGAGCATAAAATCAGCCACAACACCTGTTGAGAAAAGCTCATTTTGGCTTAATTCGTTCCATTGTTTTGCTCGTTCCGTTAAAAAATGCAGTTGAACGGGTAATGCGGATTGGTTGGTGTGCGTATAGAAATGTTCTAAAAAGGGGTTTTCATCGGCTTTTTCCAGCGCGAGGTCGCACGAAAAACTTGCTGCAAGTTTTTTCGCTAAGCTGCTTTTGCCGACGCCAATAGGGCCTTCAACAGCAATGAACTTGGGTGGGTGAGCGGTTTCTAAAGTGTGATTATCCAAGGTTTAATGCTTTCTATGAGTGAGGAGAGAACTTTGCACGATACGACGATATGTTTCAAGCCATCATCGGTTAAATTTTGGCTGAATCGAGACGTGTGGGTGCGCTGTCATTCAACTTGTCTATTAAGGTTTGAACAGGGCCTAAGGTAGGGATGTTGAGATCTTTGTTGAGTTCAATTAATGGGTATAAAACAAAAGCTCTAGAAGCGATCCCAGGGTGAGGGAGTGTCAGTTCTGGGTCTTGAGAAACCAGTGCATCATAAAGCAATATATCTAAATCTAATGTTCTTGCGCCCCAACGCCCCGAGTCCCGTGTTCTACCGTGTTGATTTTCGATGGCTTGTAATGAAGTTAATAGCTCATAGGGCGTAAGCGAGGTACTGATTTTAGCCACAGCATTAGTGTAGTCAGGCTGATCTTGAGGCCCCATCGGAGGCGTTTGGTACAAGCTGGAGACCAACTCAAGCGAGCAGTTTTTTAGTTGCTTAAGGCGCTCAATAGCAGTTAGTACTTGTTGCGTAGGGTTTGATAAATTGCTACCCAATCCAATATAGGCGGAAACAGAGTGTTGCACGTTAAAGCTCAGTGTTGTTTGGTTTAGGGGGCTTCTTGCGTGATTTTCTTTTATGTTTGAACTGATTGGGCCGTGTCATTAGCTTTTGTTCAGTAGGGTCTAGTGTTTGGATATGAGTCCACCAATCGGCAATTTTTTCATCCACCTCTCCGTACTGCGCCCTTAATAGCATAAAATCATAAGCCGCACGAAAGCGCGGATGTTCTAAAAAGCGCAAACATCGCACGCCAATTTGCTTATGAAAGCGTGGTTGCAAAGCCCAAACCTCACGCATGGGTGTGGTCATCCGCTTTGGGATAGCTAGTCGGCTAACCTGGTGTGCAATGACTTCATTGGCTGCTGCATGAATGGCCTGCGTATCACTACTGAATGATGACCTGTTTTGTTCAATAAGCCGGCGGACAGGTTCCCAGAGCAAGGTGGCCAATAAAAAATAAGGGGTGACGTGTTGCTGATTCTTTAAGCGGGTTTCTGTGTTGCTCATGGCTTGTTTAAGAAGTCCAAGTGGTTTATCAGAAGTAGCTTTTTTAAGACATAAGTCGGTCTGCGGGAAAAGCGCTTCAAACAGACCATATTGACGGAGTGCGTCGAAAATTTGATTTGCG from Cycloclasticus pugetii PS-1 includes:
- the panB gene encoding 3-methyl-2-oxobutanoate hydroxymethyltransferase; translation: MSQHSSHKKITNTDLLTMKKRGEKIVSLTAYDASFAHILDKAGVEMVLVGDSLGMVVQGQSSTVPVTVEEMAYHSKIVSRGLERALLVTDLPFMSYPDPHTAVDNAAILMQQGYANMVKLEGGQKILDSVQHIVDQGIPVCGHLGLLPQSVNQLGGYRVQGKDDTQANIMIEDAKCLEQAGASAIVVECIPSSLAKRITASVSIPIIGIGAGVECDGQVLVSYDMLDITAGKRPNFSKDFMLEAGNVSAAVNAYVEAVKNKTFPAEEHSF
- a CDS encoding deoxynucleoside kinase, with the protein product MDNHTLETAHPPKFIAVEGPIGVGKSSLAKKLAASFSCDLALEKADENPFLEHFYTHTNQSALPVQLHFLTERAKQWNELSQNELFSTGVVADFMLEKDRLFAKLTLTDEEYKLYDQMYQSLAIQTTKADLVVYLQAPVNTLQSRIRKRGIKHEKNISGEYLQKLSNAYTEFFHHYDSGPLLIVNASDINPVDNDEDYEQLLKHICSTRAGRHYLNPLPIL
- the folK gene encoding 2-amino-4-hydroxy-6-hydroxymethyldihydropteridine diphosphokinase — its product is MQHSVSAYIGLGSNLSNPTQQVLTAIERLKQLKNCSLELVSSLYQTPPMGPQDQPDYTNAVAKISTSLTPYELLTSLQAIENQHGRTRDSGRWGARTLDLDILLYDALVSQDPELTLPHPGIASRAFVLYPLIELNKDLNIPTLGPVQTLIDKLNDSAPTRLDSAKI